A genomic stretch from Candidatus Bathyarchaeota archaeon includes:
- a CDS encoding methionine adenosyltransferase codes for MRNIIINGSKQLPLEEQKLEIVERKGIGHPDSICDAIMDQISVKLSKAYLDKFGAIMHHNADKSLLVAGDVETRFGGGLVREPMLLIIGDRATFEVEGITVPVKEITLQTAKEWFKKNLRFVDPENHVRYQVELKPGSPELTDIFKRKGKILGANDTSAAVGYAPMTKTETIVLKTERYVNSKDFKKKFPESGEDVKVMGLRKNNDLRLTVSMAFVDRFVQSEREYFKKKAEILEEINRFVKENTDFEKVTVKLNTLDVEGRGIDGVYLTVLGTSADSADSGQVGRGNRVNGVMPLNRPVCSEAAAGKNPVSHVGKIYNLLTHRIAEQIYEQVSGVEEVYIWLLSQIGKPIDQPAIASAQVVIKSGNSMENVRRDIKEVINSELENIDKFCMDLAHGKIPIC; via the coding sequence ATGAGAAACATCATAATCAATGGCTCCAAACAGCTACCTCTTGAAGAGCAAAAGCTGGAGATTGTGGAGAGGAAGGGCATTGGTCACCCAGATTCCATTTGCGACGCCATAATGGATCAGATTTCGGTGAAATTAAGCAAGGCGTATCTGGATAAGTTTGGAGCGATCATGCATCACAATGCCGACAAGTCTTTACTTGTTGCTGGCGACGTTGAAACAAGATTCGGCGGAGGCTTGGTAAGAGAGCCCATGCTCCTTATAATTGGCGACAGAGCAACCTTCGAAGTTGAAGGAATCACCGTACCCGTTAAGGAAATAACCCTTCAAACGGCAAAAGAATGGTTCAAGAAAAACCTCCGTTTCGTAGACCCAGAAAACCACGTAAGATACCAAGTGGAGTTGAAGCCCGGTTCTCCAGAGCTTACAGACATCTTCAAAAGGAAGGGAAAAATCCTCGGCGCCAACGACACCTCAGCAGCTGTGGGCTACGCACCCATGACCAAGACAGAGACAATTGTTCTGAAAACCGAAAGATACGTGAATTCCAAGGATTTCAAAAAGAAGTTTCCTGAATCAGGTGAGGACGTAAAAGTAATGGGGCTCAGAAAGAACAACGACCTGCGTTTAACCGTTTCTATGGCTTTTGTTGACAGATTTGTGCAAAGTGAGAGAGAATATTTCAAGAAGAAAGCTGAAATCCTTGAAGAAATAAACAGGTTTGTAAAGGAAAACACAGATTTTGAAAAGGTTACCGTGAAATTGAATACGCTGGACGTAGAGGGTAGAGGCATAGACGGCGTTTATTTAACCGTGTTAGGCACTAGTGCAGACAGCGCGGATTCAGGTCAGGTTGGCAGAGGAAATAGAGTTAACGGTGTGATGCCCTTGAATAGACCCGTTTGTTCTGAGGCGGCTGCTGGAAAGAATCCGGTGAGCCACGTTGGAAAAATCTACAATCTCCTAACGCACAGGATAGCCGAACAGATATATGAACAAGTATCGGGTGTAGAAGAGGTTTACATATGGCTGTTGAGTCAAATAGGCAAGCCAATTGATCAACCCGCTATCGCCTCAGCACAAGTTGTCATCAAGTCAGGAAACTCTATGGAAAACGTTCGGAGAGACATAAAGGAAGTGATTAATTCCGAACTTGAAAACATAGACAAATTCTGCATGGATCTGGCTCACGGAAAAATCCCAATCTGCTAA
- a CDS encoding CBS domain-containing protein, with the protein MIVTGSIIKKLRIEAGLTQRQLAELARVSQAHVAKIEKGRVDPRLSTVNRILQVLTEGEGKKCGDIMTKDVIFARPRDKILKASEVMIRHAISQLPVIENERVVGTITEDGIIKNLSSTIAEERIEKVMQAPLPSVPEDMRMSMIKPLLEDHPGVLVIRKGNIVGIITKSDLLKIISKTL; encoded by the coding sequence ATGATCGTAACAGGCTCCATTATAAAGAAATTGAGGATAGAAGCAGGGTTGACTCAGAGACAGTTAGCCGAGCTAGCCAGAGTTTCACAAGCTCATGTTGCCAAAATTGAAAAAGGGCGGGTAGACCCCCGACTGTCTACAGTAAACAGAATTCTTCAGGTCCTAACCGAAGGAGAGGGAAAAAAATGTGGAGACATCATGACAAAGGATGTTATTTTCGCGAGACCTCGTGACAAAATCTTGAAGGCGAGCGAGGTTATGATAAGACACGCCATATCTCAGCTGCCCGTGATTGAAAACGAAAGAGTGGTGGGCACTATTACGGAGGATGGCATCATCAAAAACCTGAGTTCCACGATTGCTGAGGAAAGGATAGAGAAAGTGATGCAGGCACCGTTACCAAGCGTTCCAGAAGACATGCGCATGAGCATGATCAAACCGTTGCTGGAAGATCATCCCGGCGTGTTAGTGATAAGAAAAGGAAACATCGTCGGCATAATAACCAAGTCAG